The DNA segment TGATGAACATCTCAGGTGTTTCAGGGATATCGATTGAAACCTGGTCCAACCTTTCAAATCGGTAATCGTTTTCACCAGCAAGGGTCTGCACCTTTGCCTTTTCTATTTCCCACCTGTTATTAACCCTTCTGCCGGTTTCGCCCTTGATCTTTTTAACAAGAATGAACTGATCATTGAAAAAATAGAATACCGGCCCCTTCATTGTCTGGCTCTTTGCATCAAAATACTCTATCCAGTAGATATTGTTATCTGACTTGTACCATATGTTTGTACTTCCGGATAGACCGGACGGGTCTCTTTTTTTTACCTCGGCATTCCAAATCTCGTTTTGCCTCGAACTGGTAAAGGGGATAATTGCATCAGATAGAATGAATGAAAATACACTTAATATAATGGATATAAATATTACAGGGGTAAAGGTCCTGAAGATATCAAGCCCGCAGGCCTTCATTGCCATGATTTCACGATTCTTTTTCATCAGGCATATAACAACAATAACAGATATTGTCGTTGCAACCGGTATCATCTGATCTGTAATTAATGGTATTTTATAGAGAAAATAGGCGATGGTAGAAGAGAAGGGTACTCCCGCTTTAACAAAATTATCTATCTTCTGTATGAAATCTATTACAAGGTATAAAAGGATAAAGATAAACTGGCACATGATAAATACCTTTATTACCTCTTTGACGATATATTTTGTGATTACCTTCATCTATCCCTTTAAACCTGTTATGAAATTTATAATTGGTGATATGAAACCCATTAAAAGCTTCTCTAATGGATTTCATACCATGGCACAGAAGATACCTTGACGATTTTAAAAAATCTACCTTAATGTTCTTATAAATGTTTTATAGTTTTATCTACCAGCTCGGATTCTTCTTTGACCCGATCCAT comes from the Desulfatiglans sp. genome and includes:
- the lptG gene encoding LPS export ABC transporter permease LptG, with protein sequence MKVITKYIVKEVIKVFIMCQFIFILLYLVIDFIQKIDNFVKAGVPFSSTIAYFLYKIPLITDQMIPVATTISVIVVICLMKKNREIMAMKACGLDIFRTFTPVIFISIILSVFSFILSDAIIPFTSSRQNEIWNAEVKKRDPSGLSGSTNIWYKSDNNIYWIEYFDAKSQTMKGPVFYFFNDQFILVKKIKGETGRRVNNRWEIEKAKVQTLAGENDYRFERLDQVSIDIPETPEMFIKKIKKPEDMSYGQLKRHAQKVRAEGYDNTADMVNLYRKLAFPFITAVLALIAIPVGLWEKINGIPLSITIGIAACFLLYLIMGFARAIGLAGVLPPFLSAWTANILFSLAGINLIIYIKK